The Chroicocephalus ridibundus chromosome 17, bChrRid1.1, whole genome shotgun sequence genome window below encodes:
- the TMEM106A gene encoding transmembrane protein 106A, translating to MGGELSRLWKTPDQKESEDKQILPRQLDAGDEIANYASINDSATSCVGIARQSCVNCPTCRGTGRIPGEQEKELVALIPYGDQRLKPRRTKLYVCLAVTICLLTTSLSIFFLFPRSIAVLPAGLTGSSIGFDANTTSMYLNMTNVLNVTNNNFYVVTVVQLDMEVLHQSLVVGKTTVKTLLNMNPLQSGQIHYMVASTISDDNTYNICTWTKINVHNILLHIQGTLTCTYLCHSEQLAFEDYQYVDCRGNATPPHPLYHRLP from the exons ATGGGTGGAGAACTTTCACGGTTGTGGAAAACACCTGACCAAAAGGAGAGTGAAGACAAACAGATCTTGCCCAGGCAACTGGATGCTGGAGATGAAATCGCCAATTATGCCAGTATCAATGACTCTGCTACGTCCTGTGTGGGCATCGCACGTCAAAGCTGTGTCAACTGTCCAACGTGTCGGGGAACGGGAAGGATCCCCGGGG agcaagagaaggagctGGTGGCTCTCATTCCATATGGTGACCAGAGGCTGAAGCCTAGACGAAC GAAACTCTATGTGTGTCTTGCTGTGACAATCTGCCTGCTGACAACATCCctcagtattttcttcctgtttcctcGCTCCAttgctgtgctgcctgcagggctgaCTGGCTCCTCCATTGGCTTTGATGCCAACACCACCAGTATGTACCTCAACATGACG AACGTGCTGAATGTAACTAATAACAACTTCTACGTGGTCACTGTAGTGCAGCTGGACATGGAGGTTTTGCACCAGTCGCTGGTAGTAGGGAAGACCACCGTGAAAACCCTGCTGAATATGAACCCTTTGCAGAGTGGCCAG ATCCATTATATGGTGGCCAGTACGATATCAGACGACAACACCTA taaCATTTGCACCTGGACAAAAATCAACGTTCACAATATTCTGCTGCATATACA GGGTACCCTGACCTGCACATACCTGTGCCATTCAGAGCAGCTGGCCTTTGAGGACTACCAGTACGTGGACTGCCGGGGGAATGCTACGCCACCTCACCCACTGTACCACCGCCTGCCGTGA